A window from Salvelinus fontinalis isolate EN_2023a chromosome 8, ASM2944872v1, whole genome shotgun sequence encodes these proteins:
- the LOC129860645 gene encoding cerebellin-4-like, which produces MVLLGLLDNAMVKYIVLMFSLALISEFVGAQNDTEPIVLEGKCLVVCDSNPTTDWKGSSSPLGISVRAANSKVAFSAVRSNNHEPSEMSNKTRIIYFDQVLVNIGNYFTLESVFLSPRKGIYSFNFHVIKVYQSQTIQVNLMLNGKPVISAFAGDKDVTREAATNGVLLFLDKEDKVYLKLEKGNLVGGWQYSTFSGFLVFPL; this is translated from the exons ATGGTGCTGTTAGGGTTGTTGGACAATGCGATGGTCAAATATATTGTTCTTATGTTTAGTTTGGCGTTGATCTCTGAGTTTGTGGGAGCTCAGAATGACACGGAGCCTATAGTCCTGGAGGGCAAATGTCTTGTGGTTTGCGACTCTAATCCGACTACGGATTGGAAGGGCTCGTCCTCTCCTCTAGGCATTTCGGTGCGCGCGGCAAACTCCAAGGTGGCCTTTTCTGCGGTCCGGAGCAACAATCACGAACCGTCGGAGATGAGCAATAAAACAAGAATCATATACTTCGACCAA GTTCTTGTGAATATAGGCAACTATTTCACTTTGGAGTCAGTGTTTTTGTCACCCAGAAAAGGGATCTACAGTTTTAATTTTCACGTTATAAAAGTGTACCAGAGTCAGACTATACAG GTGAACTTAATGTTGAATGGGAAACCTGTCATCTCAGCTTTTGCGGGTGACAAAGACGTAACTCGAGAGGCAGCCACCAATGGAGTTCTGCTCTTTTTGGATAAAGAGGACAAGGTCTACCTTAAACTGGAGAAGGGAAATCTAGTTGGCGGATGGCAATACTCTACATTCTCTGGTTTCCTTGTTTtcccactgtaa